The following coding sequences are from one Devosia neptuniae window:
- a CDS encoding PIG-L family deacetylase, with product MLTARDRLARRKSRPAIVALHRALSRLTSTLTVMNTGAHPDDEQSGMLALLRFGMGMRVIVACSTRGEGGQNTLGPERTGALGVLRSREMEEAARELDADVVWLGHGPDDPVHDFGFSKSGPDTLARWGKDRIIERLVRAYRQERPDIVIPTFLDVPGQHGHHRAMTEAAETAITLAADPTAYPEHFAEGLTPWRVAKYYLPAWSGGGDTYDDEVPPPPATLTVTASGSDPLTGASYDTLGEFSRYYHASQNMGHWRAEPQTAWPLHLKLGAAAEADIRANLPANLTEIAALLASSASAPLRAADAAIADAIVAFPDGAAIVGPLDIAKSELLAAQAALTEPEAELFGHRLSRKLAEIDAALIAASGLDILAWVEPANLAPGGSGQLKVWLGNRHATIRPVLAPHLHAGTLTSEGSVTGIPLSVAADAPITNAYLPGYSSLGGNGAVQVEVTLKIGSHAATMLIDTEEPVQIVPTYAVSLVPDALIIPLPAASTDHTVAVQSDAPPQVIAIDETPGITITRSGNGFTIRADASLHAGRLTLPVTVDGAPAYNLTPIAYPHIGRTHFVRPEALDILALDLVLPQSRIGYVGGGSDRVGLWLARMGADVTELDAAALEGNLSAYDTIVIGIFAFGTRPDLARAVPRLHRWVETGGHLLTLYHRPSDGWNSDATPPRRLVIGSPSLRWRVTNPAVNVSSLLPQSPLMSFPNRLSANDFAGWDKERGLYFASEWDDAYQPLLSMHDSGEQPLFGSLLTAQIGRGRHTHTSLVLHHQLDKLVPGAFRILANLVQKS from the coding sequence ATGCTGACCGCCCGCGACCGTCTCGCCCGCCGCAAATCCCGCCCCGCTATTGTCGCCCTGCACCGCGCCTTGAGCCGGCTGACCTCGACACTGACGGTGATGAATACCGGCGCTCACCCCGATGACGAGCAAAGCGGCATGCTGGCGCTGCTGCGCTTCGGCATGGGCATGCGGGTCATCGTCGCCTGCTCGACGCGCGGCGAAGGTGGCCAGAACACGCTTGGCCCCGAGCGTACCGGCGCCTTGGGCGTATTGCGCTCGCGCGAAATGGAAGAAGCCGCCCGCGAACTCGATGCCGACGTGGTCTGGCTCGGCCATGGCCCCGACGATCCCGTGCACGATTTTGGCTTTTCCAAAAGTGGTCCGGACACCCTCGCCCGCTGGGGCAAGGACCGCATTATCGAGCGCTTGGTGCGCGCCTACCGGCAGGAACGCCCCGACATCGTCATTCCGACCTTTCTCGATGTGCCCGGCCAGCATGGCCACCACCGCGCCATGACCGAAGCGGCCGAAACCGCCATTACCCTGGCCGCCGATCCCACCGCCTATCCCGAGCATTTTGCCGAGGGGCTGACGCCTTGGCGCGTGGCCAAATATTACCTGCCAGCCTGGTCGGGCGGCGGCGACACCTATGACGATGAGGTCCCACCCCCACCAGCCACGCTGACCGTCACTGCCAGCGGCTCGGACCCACTGACGGGCGCCAGCTATGACACTTTGGGCGAGTTCTCCCGCTACTATCACGCCAGCCAGAATATGGGCCATTGGCGCGCCGAGCCGCAGACCGCTTGGCCACTGCATCTCAAGCTCGGCGCCGCCGCGGAAGCCGACATTCGCGCCAATCTGCCCGCCAACCTCACCGAAATCGCCGCGCTACTCGCCAGTTCGGCATCCGCCCCGCTCCGCGCAGCCGATGCCGCCATTGCCGATGCCATCGTGGCCTTTCCCGATGGCGCCGCCATTGTCGGCCCGCTGGACATTGCCAAATCCGAACTGCTCGCCGCGCAGGCCGCGCTCACCGAACCGGAAGCCGAGTTGTTCGGCCATCGCCTCAGCCGCAAGCTGGCCGAAATCGACGCGGCTCTTATTGCGGCAAGCGGTCTCGACATCCTGGCCTGGGTAGAGCCGGCCAATCTGGCGCCCGGCGGCAGCGGTCAGCTCAAGGTCTGGTTGGGCAATCGCCATGCCACGATCCGCCCGGTCCTGGCCCCTCATCTCCATGCCGGTACCCTCACAAGCGAAGGCTCGGTGACCGGCATCCCCCTGTCGGTGGCCGCCGATGCCCCCATCACCAATGCCTATTTGCCGGGTTATTCGAGCCTGGGCGGCAATGGCGCCGTGCAGGTCGAGGTTACGCTCAAGATCGGCAGCCATGCCGCGACCATGCTGATCGACACCGAAGAGCCAGTGCAGATTGTGCCAACCTATGCGGTCAGCTTGGTCCCCGACGCCCTGATTATCCCCCTGCCCGCCGCCTCCACCGACCACACCGTGGCTGTACAGTCCGACGCGCCACCGCAGGTAATCGCCATTGATGAAACGCCTGGCATTACGATCACCCGTTCCGGCAACGGCTTCACAATCCGCGCCGATGCAAGTCTACATGCGGGGCGGTTGACGCTGCCCGTGACGGTCGACGGCGCCCCCGCCTACAACCTCACCCCCATCGCCTACCCGCATATCGGTCGCACGCACTTCGTCCGGCCAGAAGCGCTCGACATTCTCGCGCTCGATCTTGTCCTCCCCCAATCCCGCATCGGTTATGTTGGTGGCGGCAGCGACCGGGTCGGTCTGTGGCTCGCCCGCATGGGCGCCGACGTTACCGAACTTGACGCGGCAGCCCTTGAAGGCAACCTGTCAGCATACGATACCATCGTCATCGGCATCTTCGCCTTTGGCACCCGGCCCGATCTCGCCCGCGCCGTGCCGCGCCTGCACCGCTGGGTTGAAACCGGCGGGCATTTGCTCACCCTTTACCACCGCCCCTCAGATGGCTGGAACTCCGACGCGACGCCGCCACGGCGGCTGGTCATCGGCTCGCCGTCACTGCGCTGGCGGGTAACCAATCCCGCCGTCAACGTTAGCAGTCTGTTACCCCAAAGCCCCCTGATGTCGTTCCCCAACCGCCTTTCGGCGAACGATTTTGCGGGATGGGACAAGGAGCGAGGACTCTATTTCGCTTCGGAATGGGACGACGCTTATCAGCCCCTGCTATCCATGCATGACAGTGGTGAGCAGCCCCTTTTTGGGTCCCTGCTCACCGCGCAGATCGGGCGGGGAAGGCATACCCACACCAGTCTGGTGCTGCATCACCAGCTCGACAAGCTGGTGCCCGGCGCCTTCCGCATCCTTGCCAATCTGGTGCAAAAATCTTGA